Genomic segment of uncultured Tolumonas sp.:
TGATCCAGTATTATGATGACGTTTCACTCTTCAACTTGCAGGAATGTCATTGTTTTGTTGACCCGTTTTTTGCACGCTGTCACGACTATTTTTACCCCGCGAGTCCGTCAATTTTTGCGACGGGGTGTGATCACGCTGTCGGTGATATTATTTTTGCTGTTATGGCTGGCCAATCAGGTCATTAGCCAACAACGTCCTTACACCTACGATGACATAGAACAAGTTCCCTATAATCGCGTTGCCGTGGTGTTAGGTACCTCAAAATATTTAGCCAGCGGTGGCCTAAACCAATATTTTCAAAACCGGATCGACGCAACTGTCGCACTCTATTTCAGCGGTAAAATCACTCAGGTCATTGTGTCGGGCGATAATGCCACGATGAGTTATAACGAACCGCGGGAAATGCGTCGCGAGCTATTAAAACGCGGTATTCCTGCCCGCGCTATCTATAGTGATTACGCGGGTTTTCGCACTCTCGATTCTATTTTACGAGCACATGGTGTGTTTGGTCAGGCACGATTTACCGTAGTATCGCAACGCTTTCAAAACGAACGGGCGATTTTTCTGGCTCGTCATCACGACTTGGATGTCATTGGTTTTAACGCGAAAGATGTGGATGCTTACACTGGGTTTAAAACCCGTGTTCGCGAAATATTTGCCCGCTTCTGGTGTTTGTTAGATGTCTATATCTGGGAGCGTCAGCCTCGCTTCATGGGCGAACAAATTGCGGTGGAATAAATCGTAAAAACAGGGTATTTCTATGCGCCGCACTAAAGATGTATTTTGGATATAACATATGACACAGCCAACGCTTGATCACGCCTGGTTACAAATAGCGGTGGGGCTTTCCACGTCCATGCCCGGTGAATTGCAATTTCAGCGATTGGTACAAGCTATTTGTGATGTATTGCCGTGTGATGCTGTCTCCCTGATGCAATTAAACGAAGGGGAACTGGTTCCTGTCGCTGCAATGGGGTTGGCGCCAGAGCTGATTGGCCAACGTTTTTTACCTACCGAACATCCCCGTTTACAAGCCATCTTGCAGGAACGAGATCCGGTACGATTTCCGGCTGATGCGGAATTACCCGACCCCTTTGATGGCTGGTTAGCCATCGATCGCGAACGCACAGCCGACGTGCATTCCTGCATGGGCTGTAGTTTGTATGTCGATCGCCAACTGGTCGGCGTGTTAACACTGGATGCCTTGGCGCCAGGGCGGTTTGATGACGTGGATGATATGACTGTTGCGGCATTTGCCGCACTCGCCGCCGCCACATTACGTAATGTGGCACTGATCCGGGCATTGGAACACAGCCGGGCACAGCAGCAAGAGCTGGCACAAGAGTTAGTCCGTGATGCCCGCCGTCGTGAAGGGGAACTCATAGGCAACAGTGCCCAAATGCGCAAATTACGTGATGAGGTTGATATCGTCGCCAACACCGATCTGGCGGTGTTGATCACCGGCGAAACCGGCACTGGTAAAGAGTTAGTTGCCCGCACACTACACGCCCGCTCCCGTCGCAGCGAACAAGCGTTAGTGCATGTTAACTGTGCCGCCCTGCCAGAGCAGATCGCTGAAAGTGAATTATTTGGTCATGTCAAAGGGGCCTTCACCGGCGCGGTCAGCCACCGGGCTGGGAAATTTGAACTTGCGGATGGCGGTACCCTGTTTCTCGACGAAATTGGTGAGTTACCGCTGAGTTTACAAGCCAAATTATTACGCGCCTTGCAGCAAGGCGAGATCCAACGTGTCGGTGCGGATAAGTTATTACGGGTTAATGTACGCCTGATTGCGGCCACCAACCGCGATCTGGAGCAAGAAGTGGCTGAAGGCCGTTTCCGTAGTGACCTCTACCACCGGCTCAAAGTCTATCCGATTGCGGTGCCACCACTGCGTGCGCACAAAGCGGATCTGGATACCCTAAGCAGTTATTTTCTCGATCAGGCCAGAAGCCGTCTTGGATTACGGCAGATTGGTTTGCACCCGCAGGCATTACAAGCGATGCATGCGTATGACTGGCCGGGTAACGTGCGAGAAATGGAGCATTTATTGATGCGCGCCAGCCTGAAAGCGACACGCCACAAAGAAGGTCGACCACTCATTTTAGCCGAACATCTGGATCTGCCGATCCCAATGGCCTCGGTGGCTGAAACTATCTCTCAGCCTCAAAATGATCAAGCTACTCCCATTGATGCTCAGCTGGGTTTGCGGGATGCAGTCGATAATTATCAGCAACAGTTGATCCAACAAGTGCTGGATTCTCACCAAGGTAATTGGTCAGCTACCGCACGCCAGCTCAAAGTTGATCGTGCTAATCTCAACCGATTAGCACAACGTTTAGGTATAAAAATCTGATCTCATTCATGAAAATGAATGTAAATATAAACAAGCCTCATTTTGCTCCGACCACATGATTGGCGAATGACGCTAGGGCTGTTACACTTAATTCAGATTAAATAAATGTAAAAGGCAAACTGTACCGAAAGGTCAGGACGCAAAGCTTCCGGTCTAACATCAATGTATAAGATTGATCACGATAGCGGAGTTGCCATCTATCCTTATATATACCCTTAGTTTGTATATATTTCGGCTCTCGCATTCGATAGAAGAGCCAAATGGCAATATTTTGTGTGACTGTCCAGCGGTATGTTAATCCTCTGAATGGAGTCTCTCAGGTTGCTCTCGATAAAAAATATCAAGCTGTCCACACGAACGGCACTATTGTTTGGGTGTGGTCTCTTACTCATTATCAGTCTGAGCATATCGCTGACCTGGTTCTTTTTCCTACGCGAAATTAATACGCTGGAGTTGCGTGCCACCATTGAAACCAATCAACAGGCACAGCAAACCATTCAGATCAAACTCAATGATATGGCGCAGCGAACCGGAGATTGGGCATTCTGGGATGAGACCTACAAGCTCATTACGCAAGGTGATGCGAGTTATCACGAACGTAATTTGAATGCCGATTCATTAAAAATCAATGATGTGGATCTCATGGTGTTTTTATCTCGTGCAGGCGCTTATGTCGATGGTGCACGTCTTAATGCCGCACAAAATAGCTCAGATCCGGTTAGTCCGTTGCTATTACAGGAGTTGTTATCAACCACTCATGGTATCGGGCGGCAATTTAATCTCTTACTGCATTCTGCCCATCCAGAGCTAAAACCCGTCTCGGGCGTTATCTCGTTATGGGGTGACCCAATGCTGGTCACATTAACCCCTGTAACACCCAGTAATATGAGTAATGACGTGGGTGGGTGGATGATCTGGGCCAAACGCATTCATCTGTTTTTCCCCGAGCGCTATAAACGTGTTTTAGTTAATGATACACAGCTAATTAATCTTGAGCCGATGAGCTTACCGCAGAAGATCCACACAGCGTTATTTCAACAAAATATCAGTTATGCCGATCAGCTTTCTGATGACCAGATTTCGGTCTTCAGTGTGTTACCAGATATCAATCAGCAACCTGCCGCGATCATAAAAATCACCGCCCCCAGAGAATATTATCAAAGTGGGAAAAGTGCGTTGTATCTGTTGGCCTTTTCCTGTCTGTTATGCGGCATTGTCATTAGTTTGCTTTTCTTCCGTGAACTGCGGCGTAGTCTGGGTGAACGCCTACATACGCTGGAAGATGGCCTGAAACGTTTAGCACAAGACGATTTCACCGAACTACTACACACCGATGATGGCAAAGATGAAATATCCATGGTCAGTCAGGTCGTTAACAAGTTACTGACCACCAAAATGGCGACCAATGATGCGCTCGAAGAGATAGAAAATAAATTTTCGGTGATTTATGAAAATGCCAACCAACCCATGTTGATTGCCTATGACAAGCGCGTATTAAGTACTAATCAGGCTGCAGC
This window contains:
- a CDS encoding ElyC/SanA/YdcF family protein, with translation MLTRFLHAVTTIFTPRVRQFLRRGVITLSVILFLLLWLANQVISQQRPYTYDDIEQVPYNRVAVVLGTSKYLASGGLNQYFQNRIDATVALYFSGKITQVIVSGDNATMSYNEPREMRRELLKRGIPARAIYSDYAGFRTLDSILRAHGVFGQARFTVVSQRFQNERAIFLARHHDLDVIGFNAKDVDAYTGFKTRVREIFARFWCLLDVYIWERQPRFMGEQIAVE
- the norR gene encoding nitric oxide reductase transcriptional regulator NorR, giving the protein MTQPTLDHAWLQIAVGLSTSMPGELQFQRLVQAICDVLPCDAVSLMQLNEGELVPVAAMGLAPELIGQRFLPTEHPRLQAILQERDPVRFPADAELPDPFDGWLAIDRERTADVHSCMGCSLYVDRQLVGVLTLDALAPGRFDDVDDMTVAAFAALAAATLRNVALIRALEHSRAQQQELAQELVRDARRREGELIGNSAQMRKLRDEVDIVANTDLAVLITGETGTGKELVARTLHARSRRSEQALVHVNCAALPEQIAESELFGHVKGAFTGAVSHRAGKFELADGGTLFLDEIGELPLSLQAKLLRALQQGEIQRVGADKLLRVNVRLIAATNRDLEQEVAEGRFRSDLYHRLKVYPIAVPPLRAHKADLDTLSSYFLDQARSRLGLRQIGLHPQALQAMHAYDWPGNVREMEHLLMRASLKATRHKEGRPLILAEHLDLPIPMASVAETISQPQNDQATPIDAQLGLRDAVDNYQQQLIQQVLDSHQGNWSATARQLKVDRANLNRLAQRLGIKI